The proteins below come from a single Chryseobacterium sp. MA9 genomic window:
- a CDS encoding T9SS type B sorting domain-containing protein: MKKILSFLFIFYIFTSAFAQLDREHWFAPMVDRTGAPNPYQKLYLSTSRTTPFPVNIYNNNILIGTVNISKNNPQKFDVLRNYIITTQQTDLFTPTTKGLYLKAEFPFYANLRFSVFNHAEIITSKGIPSTGKTFYAASAPITVSNNILNFMTSVLATEDNTTVTISGYTPAVQFSNGMTGAINPTMTFTLNKGQSYIIDGIGDIAGNFDGFIGSKIISNKPVNVTNGNFNGQYAGNFPSSSDILMDQAVPVNRLGNEFALVKGNGPIGANMEGAVVIATEDNTQIFVNNEIPPVATINAGKYFVIPDSKYILQGNGHYNLYLKTSKNAYVYQILAGDSNSGNETATGGFNFIPALNCYLPKQINELGLINENFVHSNGNPGGILNIPTKLNLITERGAVITVNGANPPAITGPYNMTGTTNWVTYGIPNVTGTITVVSSKAIMAGITAGSDAVGYGGFFAGFPTQPVILQSGDGCIPGIVLTVDPLIYDTYQWYRNGTLVPGATASSITPTLPGYYTCSVTMGSCAPLVTEKFKVLNCTKLTTASYNVCTSQTITPAFSSSSQTPVPSTVAITTAPALGTAVVNPATGIITYTVNTPGTSGTDTFTYTFCGNDPDFPDCETITVTINIQALTVMNTTLFACDVNGQGTFNLTTANITSNSPVTITYYPTLIDAQNENAAAAITNTTSYTAPNATIIYAVVKNNIGCKSIAQITLSLFNKAIVLDNYNGIFCDDNLDGTVTLILSNVTPIVLNNPNYFTNVRYYANLADANAGNNNTLPNSWSYTGTTTIYIRVDSPDGCASVIKPLQFSIGSKVTLITKTVTESVCDDDLDGIKSVNLAQFIPQFTLDPNVTFTFHATLADAQNNVNIVSSPVNITTSQTYYIRFEKNGVCPEVGTLKINIKVPKKSDILKDKAICPKTTTTLDAGPGFERYLWSTGATTPSITNVASGSYWVELTFNGCVYKQYVNVTELPLPMITSIEIDGTTVKVGVSGGTPPYEYSLDGVVWQSSNVFYNVPRGAHNVFVRDSKMCEEVKKSFAIINLINTITPNGDGYNEGIDYSALMANDNLVFRIFDRYGAEVFRGTPENRYTWDGRIGGRYVPTATYWYFITWTEYGSSLTVKYSSWLLVKHR; encoded by the coding sequence ATGAAGAAAATTCTATCTTTTTTATTTATATTTTATATTTTCACCTCTGCTTTTGCCCAATTGGACCGAGAGCATTGGTTTGCTCCGATGGTAGACAGGACTGGTGCACCCAATCCTTATCAGAAACTGTATTTATCCACCAGCAGAACAACTCCTTTTCCTGTAAATATTTATAACAATAATATTCTGATCGGAACGGTAAATATCAGTAAAAATAATCCGCAAAAATTCGATGTATTAAGGAATTATATAATTACCACACAGCAGACGGATTTATTTACCCCTACAACCAAAGGGTTATACCTTAAAGCAGAATTTCCTTTTTATGCCAATTTAAGGTTTTCGGTATTCAACCACGCAGAAATCATTACTTCCAAAGGAATTCCTTCCACGGGAAAAACGTTTTATGCCGCCTCCGCTCCTATTACCGTGAGTAACAATATTCTGAACTTTATGACCAGTGTACTGGCAACTGAAGACAACACAACCGTTACCATTTCCGGATACACCCCTGCCGTTCAGTTTTCTAATGGAATGACCGGAGCTATCAATCCCACAATGACTTTCACTTTAAATAAAGGGCAGTCTTACATCATTGACGGAATCGGGGATATAGCAGGAAACTTTGATGGTTTTATTGGTTCAAAAATTATTTCAAATAAACCTGTCAATGTCACCAATGGAAATTTTAATGGGCAATATGCAGGAAATTTTCCGTCCAGTTCAGATATTTTAATGGACCAGGCAGTACCTGTCAACAGGCTTGGAAATGAATTTGCCCTTGTAAAGGGTAACGGACCAATTGGTGCCAATATGGAAGGCGCTGTTGTTATTGCCACTGAGGACAATACTCAGATCTTTGTCAACAATGAAATACCTCCTGTAGCGACTATTAATGCAGGAAAATATTTTGTTATTCCTGATTCCAAATATATTCTTCAGGGAAACGGACATTATAATTTATATCTAAAAACATCAAAGAATGCTTATGTCTATCAGATTTTAGCCGGAGATTCCAATTCGGGAAATGAAACGGCTACCGGAGGATTCAATTTCATTCCGGCTTTGAACTGTTACCTTCCGAAACAGATTAACGAACTGGGGCTTATTAATGAAAATTTTGTTCATTCCAATGGTAATCCCGGAGGTATTCTGAACATCCCAACAAAACTGAACCTTATCACGGAAAGAGGAGCTGTTATTACAGTAAACGGAGCTAATCCTCCTGCAATAACAGGTCCTTACAATATGACAGGGACCACCAACTGGGTTACTTATGGAATTCCCAATGTGACAGGGACCATTACTGTAGTTTCAAGCAAGGCCATTATGGCAGGAATCACCGCTGGAAGTGATGCCGTAGGATACGGTGGCTTTTTCGCGGGTTTTCCTACGCAGCCCGTTATTTTACAATCAGGCGACGGCTGTATTCCAGGCATTGTTCTTACTGTAGACCCACTTATCTATGATACTTATCAATGGTATAGAAACGGTACACTAGTTCCGGGAGCCACGGCATCTTCAATCACCCCTACACTACCCGGATATTATACCTGTTCTGTAACGATGGGAAGCTGTGCACCTTTAGTCACTGAAAAATTTAAGGTCCTGAATTGTACAAAACTGACCACTGCTTCTTACAATGTATGTACTTCGCAGACTATAACACCTGCCTTCAGCAGTTCATCACAAACTCCTGTTCCCAGCACCGTAGCAATTACAACAGCACCTGCTTTAGGTACTGCAGTGGTAAACCCTGCTACAGGGATCATTACTTATACTGTGAATACTCCCGGTACATCCGGAACAGATACATTCACTTATACATTCTGTGGAAATGATCCGGACTTCCCAGATTGTGAAACAATAACAGTTACCATCAATATTCAGGCTCTTACAGTAATGAATACAACATTATTTGCCTGTGATGTAAATGGACAGGGAACGTTCAACTTGACTACTGCCAACATCACCAGCAATTCTCCTGTTACCATTACCTACTATCCAACTCTTATAGATGCTCAGAATGAAAATGCTGCAGCAGCAATAACCAATACAACATCATACACAGCACCTAATGCTACTATCATATATGCTGTTGTCAAAAACAATATTGGATGTAAAAGTATTGCACAAATTACATTATCTCTTTTCAATAAGGCGATTGTTCTGGATAACTACAATGGCATTTTCTGTGATGATAATCTGGATGGGACAGTTACCCTTATCCTTTCCAATGTCACTCCTATTGTACTTAATAATCCTAACTATTTTACCAATGTAAGATATTATGCAAATCTGGCAGATGCTAATGCAGGAAACAACAATACTCTTCCTAACAGCTGGAGTTATACAGGAACAACTACAATTTACATCAGAGTAGATTCTCCGGATGGCTGTGCTTCTGTAATCAAGCCTTTACAGTTCAGTATCGGATCTAAAGTAACATTGATAACCAAAACCGTTACGGAAAGTGTTTGTGATGATGATCTGGATGGAATAAAAAGTGTAAACTTAGCTCAATTTATCCCTCAGTTTACTTTAGACCCCAATGTTACTTTCACTTTTCACGCAACTTTGGCGGATGCTCAGAATAATGTGAATATCGTTTCATCACCTGTTAATATTACAACTTCACAGACTTATTATATCCGTTTTGAAAAAAATGGGGTCTGTCCGGAAGTAGGTACTCTTAAAATCAACATTAAAGTTCCTAAAAAATCAGATATACTAAAAGATAAGGCTATTTGCCCGAAAACCACTACCACATTGGATGCAGGACCTGGCTTTGAAAGATATTTATGGAGCACGGGAGCTACTACGCCTTCTATTACCAATGTTGCCTCTGGAAGTTATTGGGTAGAGCTTACCTTCAATGGCTGTGTTTACAAACAATATGTGAATGTTACAGAATTGCCGCTGCCTATGATTACATCTATTGAAATTGATGGAACAACGGTAAAAGTCGGAGTAAGCGGTGGTACCCCGCCTTATGAATATTCTTTGGATGGTGTGGTATGGCAGAGTTCCAATGTTTTCTACAATGTACCAAGAGGAGCACATAATGTATTTGTGAGAGATTCTAAAATGTGTGAAGAAGTCAAAAAATCATTTGCCATTATTAACCTGATCAACACGATTACTCCAAATGGAGATGGCTATAACGAAGGAATAGATTATTCTGCCTTAATGGCCAATGATAATCTTGTATTCAGGATCTTTGACCGATACGGTGCGGAAGTCTTCAGAGGAACTCCGGAAAACAGATATACCTGGGACGGAAGAATAGGTGGAAGATATGTCCCTACGGCAACCTACTGGTATTTTATCACCTGGACAGAGTATGGTTCTTCCCTCACTGTAAAATATTCGAGCTGGCTGCTTGTAAAACATAGATAA
- a CDS encoding DUF6759 domain-containing protein yields the protein MKKVLLLLCCMFFFTMSAQKKGKDYSNILKSKNIYEINAFLRDAHPDDPRRSVLKPRVMDMMKEYIKNAHPADQKVKDMQEMLAMLRRRPSTKITFDEMNAIIKQKQIAKYKAELAAKQPTTVYTPSTAQNTFVVNTTANTAIPNAEAEEFNMLMTVSPVEHKNKTVKILNSLFDNDPNAKEAIILIQNKSDCNIIVRMEGVGTTKYRLAVPAHGEGSIVIEKGQYLFTSLVCGAQYASQKTIERAIMVALGGQ from the coding sequence ATGAAAAAAGTCCTTTTACTTCTTTGTTGTATGTTTTTCTTTACTATGTCTGCTCAAAAAAAAGGGAAAGACTATAGTAATATTCTGAAAAGTAAGAATATCTACGAAATCAATGCCTTCTTAAGAGATGCCCATCCTGATGATCCTCGGAGATCTGTCCTGAAACCAAGGGTAATGGACATGATGAAAGAATACATCAAAAATGCACATCCAGCCGATCAGAAAGTAAAAGATATGCAGGAAATGCTTGCCATGCTGAGGAGAAGGCCTTCCACAAAGATCACCTTTGATGAAATGAATGCTATCATCAAACAGAAACAGATTGCAAAATATAAGGCCGAATTAGCAGCAAAACAGCCTACCACCGTTTATACTCCAAGCACTGCACAGAATACATTTGTTGTAAATACTACGGCTAATACGGCAATTCCAAATGCTGAAGCTGAAGAGTTCAACATGCTTATGACTGTCTCACCTGTTGAGCATAAAAACAAAACTGTAAAAATCCTAAACTCTTTATTTGATAATGACCCTAATGCTAAAGAAGCTATTATATTGATTCAAAATAAATCAGACTGTAATATCATTGTAAGAATGGAAGGTGTAGGTACTACTAAATACAGACTGGCTGTTCCTGCTCATGGTGAGGGTTCAATTGTTATAGAAAAAGGACAGTATCTTTTCACCAGCCTTGTTTGCGGAGCTCAATACGCTTCACAAAAAACAATTGAAAGGGCAATTATGGTCGCTTTAGGAGGCCAATAA
- the trmB gene encoding tRNA (guanosine(46)-N7)-methyltransferase TrmB: MGKNKLARFAENKILPNVIQPTREEALKGFELKGKWRENFFKNDNPIVLELGCGKGEYSVGLAKTFPEKNFIGVDIKGARFWFGAKEAVDSNMNNVAFLRSQIELVDHFFAENEVDEIWITFPDPQIKYRRTKHRLTHPDFLNRYKKFLKPGGIIHLKTDSEFLHGYTLGYLQGAGYEIISAHHDIYGAPEYDPNTEHLRDIKTYYEELFSAKGKTITYIKFRIS; the protein is encoded by the coding sequence ATGGGCAAGAATAAATTAGCAAGATTCGCAGAAAACAAAATATTACCAAATGTAATCCAACCAACAAGGGAAGAAGCTTTAAAAGGTTTCGAACTTAAAGGAAAATGGAGAGAAAACTTCTTTAAAAATGACAATCCAATTGTATTGGAATTAGGTTGTGGAAAAGGAGAATATTCTGTGGGGCTTGCCAAAACATTTCCTGAAAAAAACTTTATCGGAGTTGATATTAAAGGCGCAAGATTTTGGTTTGGAGCTAAAGAAGCGGTAGACAGCAACATGAATAATGTAGCCTTTCTTAGATCACAGATCGAGCTTGTTGATCATTTTTTTGCTGAAAATGAAGTAGATGAAATATGGATTACGTTCCCGGATCCACAGATCAAATACAGAAGAACAAAGCACAGATTGACTCATCCTGATTTCTTAAACCGATACAAAAAGTTTCTGAAGCCTGGTGGTATTATTCATCTAAAAACCGATTCAGAGTTTTTACATGGATATACACTGGGATATTTGCAGGGAGCCGGCTATGAAATCATTAGTGCACATCATGATATCTACGGAGCACCGGAATATGATCCTAATACCGAACACCTTAGAGATATTAAAACCTATTATGAAGAACTTTTCTCAGCAAAAGGAAAAACAATTACTTACATTAAATTCCGAATAAGCTGA
- a CDS encoding DUF6759 domain-containing protein — MKKKLLPVFFLFFTFLFPNLISAQKKANKDILKSIDIKEIEEYIKNTHPDDPKKSVLKPKLIALKNAEWTKGARTAKPMEARPVISDIPKSIMRNPYSNDAEEFKKLITETSAEHKEKTVKLLNTMFNEDITRKEAILLFKNNSDCNIVLRIEGKDYYNLAVPAHGENFIVVNKGSYALNSNICDMKYVSQKDIKKSIFVTIDNPKQAGTELKSAQKEPVPEKPSKKQKSKSKIG, encoded by the coding sequence ATGAAAAAAAAACTTTTACCTGTTTTCTTTTTATTCTTCACATTTTTGTTCCCCAACCTGATATCTGCTCAGAAAAAAGCAAATAAAGATATTCTGAAAAGCATTGATATTAAAGAAATTGAAGAGTATATTAAGAACACCCATCCGGATGATCCGAAGAAAAGCGTGCTGAAACCTAAGCTTATCGCTTTAAAAAACGCAGAATGGACAAAAGGAGCCCGTACAGCCAAGCCTATGGAAGCCAGGCCTGTTATCTCCGATATTCCTAAAAGTATCATGAGAAATCCTTATTCAAATGATGCTGAGGAGTTTAAAAAACTTATCACTGAAACCTCTGCTGAACATAAAGAAAAAACGGTGAAACTTCTGAATACAATGTTCAATGAAGATATTACCCGCAAAGAAGCGATACTCTTATTCAAAAATAATTCAGACTGCAATATTGTACTGAGGATTGAAGGAAAAGATTATTATAATCTTGCCGTTCCCGCTCACGGAGAAAATTTTATTGTGGTTAATAAGGGTTCATATGCGCTCAACAGCAATATTTGCGATATGAAATACGTCTCCCAGAAAGACATTAAAAAAAGTATATTTGTAACGATAGACAATCCGAAACAAGCCGGGACTGAACTGAAATCCGCCCAAAAGGAACCGGTTCCGGAAAAACCTTCGAAAAAACAAAAATCAAAAAGTAAAATAGGATGA